One genomic region from Leeia speluncae encodes:
- a CDS encoding TMEM165/GDT1 family protein has product MLEAFLTSTGVVALAEVGDKTQLLAILLAARYKKSTPIILGIFLATIVNHLFAAAVGQWLTALISPVTLKWILGIGFIAMAAWLLIPDKIDEDAPIKESLGIIGTTIVAFFIAEMGDKTQIATVALAAKYHAVVAVVVGSTLGMMIANVPAVLFGEIAVKKFSPKVVHAIAAVIFAIIGISVLLGMKIGL; this is encoded by the coding sequence ATGCTTGAAGCTTTTCTTACCTCTACTGGTGTTGTTGCACTAGCAGAAGTCGGGGATAAAACCCAGTTACTGGCCATTCTTTTGGCTGCTCGTTATAAAAAATCCACACCAATCATTCTTGGCATTTTTCTAGCCACTATTGTCAATCACTTATTTGCTGCTGCAGTTGGCCAATGGTTAACCGCTTTAATTTCTCCTGTCACACTGAAATGGATTTTAGGCATTGGCTTTATTGCGATGGCTGCGTGGTTATTAATCCCGGATAAAATTGATGAAGATGCCCCCATTAAAGAGAGCCTAGGTATCATCGGAACTACCATCGTTGCTTTCTTTATTGCGGAGATGGGAGATAAAACCCAAATTGCCACTGTCGCACTTGCCGCTAAGTATCATGCGGTTGTAGCAGTTGTGGTTGGCTCTACGCTTGGCATGATGATTGCAAACGTTCCCGCTGTATTATTTGGTGAAATTGCGGTGAAGAAATTCTCACCTAAAGTCGTCCACGCTATTGCAGCGGTTATTTTTGCGATTATCGGGATTTCGGTGTTACTTGGTATGAAAATAGGGCTCTAA
- the hisC gene encoding histidinol-phosphate transaminase yields the protein MSISPASVFRADVIAQKAYQVHDSDGFIKMDANESPHPLPAHLKQALAERLANLDLNRYPDGAARHLKEKLLNQLGLSNKYDLLFGNGSDECIGLLMQAISDGQAKVMALEPTFVVYGLAAKNFQLNYVGVTLNEDFSVNVERTLAAIKEHQPKLLFLTPPNNPTGNILSAEDASKLIEATPGLVIIDEAYEAFSRQRLISLLDKHDNLLIMRTFSKIGGAGLRLGYLIGQQKWLIELDKIRMPYNINSLTQVAAEFLLDHAEVINQQVKTVIAARDSLISALREFAELTVYPSEANMFVVRYEKVRDLHSWLNEKKILVRQAYNWHPLLNNCIRISTGTAEENAALLCAISEFFKKQS from the coding sequence ATGTCTATCTCTCCAGCATCCGTCTTTCGCGCAGACGTGATTGCACAAAAAGCGTACCAAGTGCACGACAGCGATGGCTTCATCAAGATGGATGCAAATGAGAGCCCGCATCCTCTTCCCGCACATTTAAAGCAAGCACTTGCAGAGCGTCTAGCGAATCTAGATTTAAATCGCTACCCAGACGGCGCCGCTAGACATTTGAAAGAAAAACTACTAAACCAATTAGGTTTATCGAATAAGTACGATTTACTGTTTGGCAATGGTTCTGATGAGTGCATTGGCTTACTGATGCAAGCCATTTCAGATGGACAAGCCAAAGTAATGGCGCTAGAGCCAACATTTGTTGTTTATGGTTTAGCAGCAAAGAACTTTCAGCTTAACTATGTTGGCGTGACATTAAATGAAGATTTTTCAGTTAATGTGGAAAGAACACTTGCCGCGATTAAAGAACATCAGCCCAAACTTCTGTTCCTAACACCGCCAAACAACCCTACAGGCAATATTTTATCAGCGGAAGATGCAAGCAAATTAATTGAAGCTACGCCTGGCCTAGTTATTATTGATGAAGCCTACGAAGCATTCTCTCGTCAGCGCTTAATCTCACTGCTAGATAAGCATGACAATCTACTGATTATGCGTACTTTCTCAAAGATTGGTGGGGCAGGTTTACGTCTAGGCTACTTAATTGGCCAACAGAAATGGCTAATTGAATTAGATAAAATTCGCATGCCGTACAATATCAACAGCCTCACTCAGGTCGCTGCTGAGTTTTTGCTAGATCATGCAGAAGTTATTAACCAGCAAGTAAAAACTGTCATTGCGGCTAGAGATAGTCTCATTTCTGCATTACGCGAATTTGCAGAACTGACCGTCTACCCTTCTGAAGCAAATATGTTTGTTGTTCGCTATGAAAAAGTCAGAGACCTTCATTCGTGGCTAAACGAGAAGAAAATATTAGTAAGACAAGCTTACAATTGGCATCCATTACTAAATAATTGCATTCGCATCTCTACCGGCACTGCTGAAGAGAATGCTGCATTATTATGCGCCATTTCCGAATTTTTTAAGAAGCAGAGCTGA
- a CDS encoding histidine triad nucleotide-binding protein, which produces MSDCIFCKIVDGNIPAKKVYEDNDMIAFHDIRPAAKVHILIIPKLHISSLLEVNDSHQELLGKMMAKVPVLAKELGLNDGFKTNINTGLAGGQEVFHLHVHVYGGGPASN; this is translated from the coding sequence ATGAGCGATTGTATTTTTTGCAAAATCGTAGACGGAAATATTCCTGCAAAGAAAGTCTACGAAGATAACGATATGATTGCCTTCCATGACATTCGCCCCGCTGCAAAAGTTCATATTTTAATCATTCCTAAGTTACATATTTCCTCCCTATTGGAAGTAAACGACTCACATCAGGAACTGCTTGGCAAAATGATGGCCAAAGTACCTGTTTTGGCGAAGGAACTTGGTTTGAATGACGGATTTAAAACCAATATCAATACGGGTTTAGCTGGCGGACAAGAAGTGTTCCACCTTCATGTTCATGTTTATGGTGGCGGTCCTGCGTCAAATTAA
- the hisB gene encoding imidazoleglycerol-phosphate dehydratase HisB, whose amino-acid sequence MRQATVTRNTLETQITISINLDGTGISKLDTGVPFFDHMLDQIARHGLIDLEIKATGDLHIDAHHTVEDVGITLGQAFAKALGDKKGITRYGHSYVPLDEALSRVVIDLSGRPGLEYHIPFTRATIANFDVDLFLEFFRGFINHAAVTLHIDNLRGINSHHQAETVFKAFGRALRMAVSFDERMAGMTPSTKGTLVG is encoded by the coding sequence ATGCGCCAGGCTACCGTGACGAGAAACACTCTCGAAACACAAATTACGATCTCTATCAATTTAGATGGAACAGGTATTTCTAAGTTAGATACTGGCGTTCCATTTTTTGACCACATGCTTGATCAAATTGCACGTCATGGATTGATTGATCTAGAGATCAAAGCGACTGGTGACTTACACATCGATGCGCATCACACGGTAGAAGACGTCGGTATCACGCTTGGGCAAGCTTTTGCAAAAGCTCTTGGTGATAAAAAAGGGATTACTCGCTACGGGCACAGTTATGTGCCTTTGGATGAGGCGCTTTCTCGTGTAGTGATTGATCTGTCTGGACGCCCAGGATTGGAATATCACATTCCATTTACCAGAGCGACCATTGCCAATTTTGATGTCGATCTATTCTTAGAATTCTTCCGTGGCTTTATCAATCATGCAGCCGTCACCTTGCATATCGATAATTTGCGCGGCATTAATAGTCACCATCAAGCAGAAACAGTTTTCAAGGCATTTGGTCGTGCGTTACGTATGGCCGTATCCTTTGATGAGCGCATGGCAGGTATGACGCCATCAACCAAAGGAACACTAGTCGGATGA
- a CDS encoding phosphoribosyl-ATP diphosphatase translates to MTALNNQDILSRVAETIESRKEASPDSSYVAKLFSKGPDAVLKKIGEEATEVVLAAKDQDKAHIVYEVADLWFHTMVLLAQHNLSPEDITKELARREGLSGLVEKAARKE, encoded by the coding sequence ATGACTGCGTTAAATAACCAAGATATTTTATCTAGAGTGGCAGAAACAATTGAGTCACGTAAAGAAGCATCACCAGATAGCTCATACGTTGCCAAATTATTCTCTAAAGGCCCTGACGCAGTTCTGAAAAAAATCGGTGAAGAAGCGACAGAAGTCGTTCTAGCAGCAAAAGACCAAGACAAAGCGCACATTGTCTATGAAGTCGCCGATCTTTGGTTTCATACCATGGTGCTATTGGCGCAGCACAATCTAAGTCCAGAAGATATCACCAAAGAATTGGCAAGACGCGAAGGACTTTCTGGCCTAGTAGAAAAAGCAGCAAGAAAAGAATAA
- the coaD gene encoding pantetheine-phosphate adenylyltransferase translates to MNKAVYAGSFDPLTKGHLWMIEQGVKLFDELIVAVGINPDKKYTFTRSERLDMLKESTQHLPNLRVDSFDNQFLVNYARAQGAQYILRGIRTSSDYEYERNMRYINDDLVPSVNTIFLMPPREIAEVSSTMVKGMVGPEGWESILGKYVPEAVLELFKAKNLDR, encoded by the coding sequence ATGAATAAAGCCGTTTATGCAGGAAGCTTTGATCCGCTCACCAAAGGGCATCTCTGGATGATCGAGCAAGGTGTGAAGCTATTTGACGAGTTGATTGTCGCTGTTGGTATCAACCCTGATAAGAAATATACCTTTACCCGCAGCGAGCGTTTAGACATGCTCAAGGAGTCCACTCAGCATTTGCCAAACCTAAGGGTTGATTCGTTTGATAATCAATTCTTAGTGAATTATGCACGTGCACAGGGTGCTCAGTATATTTTGCGAGGTATCCGAACAAGTAGTGATTATGAATATGAGCGCAACATGCGTTATATTAATGATGACTTAGTACCCTCTGTAAATACTATTTTTCTTATGCCTCCGAGAGAAATTGCAGAGGTAAGTTCAACAATGGTGAAAGGGATGGTTGGTCCTGAAGGATGGGAGTCCATTCTTGGGAAGTATGTGCCTGAAGCTGTTCTTGAATTATTTAAAGCTAAAAACCTAGATAGATGA
- the tatA gene encoding Sec-independent protein translocase subunit TatA, whose amino-acid sequence MKTALSNYKRQQGFLSIQHLLVVLVIVVLIFGTSKLKNIGKDLGGAVKGFKDGMNGTDDEKSKETGKTIEGEANKKD is encoded by the coding sequence ATGAAAACCGCTTTATCAAATTACAAACGCCAACAAGGCTTTTTAAGCATTCAACATTTATTAGTCGTATTAGTCATTGTTGTACTGATTTTTGGCACTAGCAAATTAAAAAATATTGGTAAAGACCTTGGTGGTGCAGTAAAGGGGTTTAAAGATGGAATGAACGGCACTGATGATGAAAAATCTAAAGAAACCGGAAAAACCATCGAAGGTGAAGCGAACAAAAAAGACTAA
- the hisI gene encoding phosphoribosyl-AMP cyclohydrolase, which produces MTQNTDWLDQVNWNADGLVPAIAQDANSGKILMVAWMNKEALALTAKLGTAHYYSRSRKKLWHKGEESGHFQDVKELRLDCDADVILLQITQQGGIACHTGRESCFYSVYSNGQWEAVDPILKNPDQIYKS; this is translated from the coding sequence ATGACGCAGAATACAGACTGGCTAGATCAGGTAAATTGGAATGCGGATGGCCTTGTTCCAGCGATTGCACAAGATGCCAACAGCGGCAAGATTCTGATGGTTGCTTGGATGAACAAAGAAGCCTTAGCACTTACCGCGAAACTAGGGACGGCACACTATTACAGTCGCTCTAGAAAAAAGCTCTGGCATAAAGGTGAAGAGTCTGGTCACTTCCAAGATGTTAAAGAGTTAAGACTCGACTGCGATGCTGACGTGATCTTACTGCAAATTACGCAGCAAGGCGGAATTGCCTGCCATACAGGCCGTGAAAGTTGCTTCTATAGCGTATATTCAAACGGCCAATGGGAAGCTGTAGATCCGATTTTAAAGAACCCCGATCAAATTTATAAATCATAA
- a CDS encoding NAD(P)/FAD-dependent oxidoreductase: protein MKSLKKADVVVIGAGAAGMMCAAVAAAKGKHVILIDHASKLAEKIRISGGGRCNFTNLYASPANYISENPRFCRSALARYTPQDFLKLLSQYQIRWHEKHKGQLFCDDSSQQIIDMLADECDKAGVKWSMETSVLNIDQSEAGWLVETSAGSILVNSIVIATGGMAIPKIGATDFGLKLARQYKVKVVEPRPALVPLTFAQDVWQPFVELAGISLEVNIRSSSGGEFREDLLFTHRGLSGPAVLQISSYWQHGDALLINLLPEVDLSSWLIERKLGCKQQINTVMSELLPRRLLDFWLSKHGLMNKVLADISDKSLRQLGQSLNQWAVIPNGSEGFKKAEVMRGGVDTKELDSKTMMVKKLEGLYFIGEAVDVTGWLGGYNFQWAWASAQAAGQAV, encoded by the coding sequence ATGAAGAGTCTTAAAAAAGCGGATGTGGTTGTGATTGGTGCAGGTGCTGCTGGCATGATGTGCGCAGCTGTGGCCGCTGCAAAAGGTAAGCACGTCATCTTAATTGATCATGCGAGTAAACTTGCAGAGAAAATTCGTATTTCTGGCGGTGGGCGATGTAACTTCACCAATTTATATGCAAGCCCAGCGAATTATATTTCTGAAAACCCGCGCTTTTGTCGTTCTGCACTTGCTCGCTATACGCCTCAAGACTTTCTAAAGCTGTTAAGTCAGTATCAAATTCGGTGGCATGAGAAGCATAAAGGTCAACTGTTTTGCGATGACAGTAGCCAGCAAATTATTGATATGCTGGCTGATGAATGTGACAAGGCTGGAGTGAAGTGGTCGATGGAAACATCTGTTCTCAATATTGATCAGAGTGAAGCTGGCTGGTTGGTTGAAACCTCTGCAGGGTCAATATTGGTCAATAGCATCGTCATTGCAACAGGGGGAATGGCTATTCCTAAAATTGGCGCAACAGATTTTGGCTTAAAGTTAGCGCGACAATATAAAGTAAAAGTGGTTGAACCTAGGCCTGCATTAGTGCCTCTGACATTCGCCCAAGATGTATGGCAGCCCTTTGTTGAATTGGCTGGTATTTCGTTGGAAGTAAATATTCGTTCCTCCTCCGGTGGCGAGTTTAGAGAGGACTTACTTTTTACTCATAGAGGGTTATCTGGCCCAGCGGTATTACAAATTTCATCTTACTGGCAGCATGGTGATGCGCTCTTAATCAATCTTCTCCCTGAGGTTGATTTATCTTCATGGTTAATTGAACGTAAACTTGGCTGTAAACAACAAATTAACACAGTGATGTCCGAGTTATTACCACGTCGTTTACTAGATTTTTGGTTATCCAAGCATGGTTTGATGAATAAAGTATTAGCTGATATTTCTGATAAATCACTGAGACAATTGGGGCAATCGCTTAATCAATGGGCTGTCATTCCAAATGGGTCTGAGGGGTTTAAGAAGGCGGAAGTGATGCGGGGTGGAGTGGATACGAAAGAGTTAGACTCTAAAACCATGATGGTCAAGAAGCTAGAAGGCCTTTATTTTATCGGTGAGGCTGTAGATGTGACGGGTTGGCTAGGTGGCTATAATTTTCAGTGGGCTTGGGCAAGCGCCCAAGCCGCAGGACAAGCTGTTTAA
- the tatC gene encoding twin-arginine translocase subunit TatC — protein MSDLPQESLLSHLIELRNRLVKTLAVFAIAFCIAIYFSEHLYEILTQPLMKFLPGGLISTGITSPFVVLMKIAALVAFVVTLPHTLFQIWAFIAPGLYAHEKKLLLPFIVSATILFLVGMCFAYFFVFGMVFKFIASILPPNMRWTPDSGTYFEFILNMFFMFGLTFEVPVAVVLMAKIGVVKIKQLKEARPYIIVGSFVIAAIVTPPDVASQLMLAIPLWLLFEAGVLAAQILVKPKSN, from the coding sequence ATGAGCGACCTGCCACAAGAAAGCTTGCTTTCCCACCTAATTGAATTACGAAATCGACTAGTCAAAACACTGGCCGTATTTGCTATCGCCTTTTGCATTGCAATTTATTTCTCCGAGCATTTATACGAAATCCTGACACAGCCACTGATGAAGTTCTTACCCGGTGGATTAATTTCTACGGGTATTACTTCTCCTTTTGTCGTTTTGATGAAAATTGCTGCATTGGTAGCCTTTGTGGTTACCCTGCCTCACACCCTGTTTCAGATTTGGGCATTTATCGCTCCAGGTCTATACGCACATGAAAAGAAACTGCTGCTTCCATTTATCGTTTCGGCAACCATTTTATTTTTAGTTGGCATGTGCTTTGCCTACTTTTTTGTATTTGGCATGGTGTTTAAATTTATCGCCAGCATTCTCCCGCCGAATATGAGATGGACGCCAGACTCAGGCACCTACTTTGAATTTATTCTCAATATGTTCTTCATGTTTGGACTGACTTTTGAAGTACCAGTAGCGGTAGTGCTGATGGCAAAGATCGGCGTCGTCAAAATTAAGCAATTAAAAGAAGCAAGACCCTACATTATTGTAGGGTCCTTCGTCATTGCAGCCATTGTCACTCCACCAGATGTTGCCTCTCAACTAATGCTTGCAATCCCTCTGTGGCTACTATTTGAAGCCGGCGTATTGGCGGCCCAAATTTTGGTCAAGCCAAAATCAAATTAA
- the hisH gene encoding imidazole glycerol phosphate synthase subunit HisH — protein sequence MSTKQRIAIVDYGMGNLRSVYQAVKHVADEHDVVLTHDPEIVASADKVIFPGQGAMRDCMKNLNESGLRIVVEAAAKEKPFLGVCVGMQMLFEHSEEANTEGLGLFKGRSLRFPAALMIDEVGQKLKVPHMGWNNVKHARQHPIWQGIDNNDRFYYVHSYFVHPVDTDLVIGVSDYPFTFCGAIASEQLVAVQFHPEKSDKAGLQLYRNFVNWDGKTSS from the coding sequence ATGAGTACCAAACAAAGAATTGCTATTGTTGATTACGGCATGGGCAACCTTCGCTCTGTTTATCAAGCAGTTAAACATGTCGCAGACGAGCATGATGTTGTGCTCACACATGATCCTGAAATCGTCGCGTCCGCAGACAAAGTTATTTTCCCAGGACAGGGCGCCATGCGTGACTGCATGAAAAACCTGAATGAATCAGGGTTACGCATCGTCGTTGAAGCAGCGGCCAAAGAAAAACCCTTCTTAGGTGTTTGTGTCGGCATGCAAATGTTGTTTGAACACAGTGAAGAGGCAAATACCGAAGGGCTAGGTCTATTCAAAGGACGCAGCCTTAGATTTCCAGCAGCATTAATGATTGATGAAGTCGGTCAAAAACTAAAAGTGCCTCACATGGGCTGGAATAACGTCAAACATGCACGACAGCATCCAATTTGGCAAGGCATCGATAACAACGATCGCTTCTACTATGTGCATAGCTACTTTGTGCATCCAGTTGATACCGATTTGGTCATTGGTGTTTCAGATTACCCATTTACATTTTGTGGTGCGATTGCCAGCGAACAATTAGTTGCTGTTCAGTTCCACCCAGAAAAAAGTGATAAAGCTGGCCTTCAACTTTATCGTAACTTTGTAAACTGGGACGGTAAAACGTCCTCTTAA
- the hisA gene encoding 1-(5-phosphoribosyl)-5-[(5-phosphoribosylamino)methylideneamino]imidazole-4-carboxamide isomerase, with protein MLIIPAIDLKDGLCVRLKQGDMNATTVFSENPGETAKLWRDQGAKRLHVVDLNGAFAGKPKNLPAIKEILAEAGDMPVQLGGGIRDLDTIEKYLDAGISYVIIGTAAVKTPGFLHEACDAFPGHIIVGLDAKDGMVATDGWSKITKHEVVDLAKRFQDYGVEAVIYTDIGRDGMLTGVNIDATVRLAQHLTIPVIASGGLTGLDDVRKLCEVESEGIMGAITGRAIYEGTIDFAEAQNLADELSDSY; from the coding sequence ATGCTGATTATTCCCGCTATTGACCTGAAAGATGGACTTTGTGTCCGTTTAAAACAAGGTGACATGAACGCCACTACCGTTTTCTCTGAAAACCCTGGTGAAACCGCCAAACTTTGGAGAGATCAAGGAGCTAAACGGCTTCATGTAGTGGATTTAAATGGCGCCTTTGCTGGCAAGCCAAAAAATCTACCTGCCATTAAAGAAATCTTAGCTGAGGCGGGTGATATGCCTGTACAGCTAGGTGGTGGCATTCGCGATCTAGATACCATTGAAAAGTATCTAGATGCAGGCATTAGCTACGTCATCATTGGTACAGCCGCAGTCAAAACACCAGGCTTTCTTCATGAAGCGTGTGATGCATTCCCTGGCCACATCATTGTTGGCCTAGATGCAAAAGACGGCATGGTAGCAACAGATGGCTGGAGCAAAATTACTAAGCACGAAGTTGTAGATCTTGCAAAACGATTCCAAGACTATGGCGTAGAAGCAGTGATTTACACTGACATCGGCCGTGATGGCATGTTGACAGGCGTTAATATTGACGCAACCGTTCGCCTAGCGCAGCACCTAACCATCCCAGTCATTGCCTCAGGCGGATTAACTGGACTAGATGATGTTCGCAAGCTATGTGAAGTAGAATCCGAAGGCATTATGGGTGCAATCACAGGTCGTGCAATTTACGAAGGTACGATTGATTTTGCAGAAGCGCAAAATCTAGCAGACGAACTATCTGACTCTTATTAA
- the tatB gene encoding Sec-independent protein translocase protein TatB — MFDISFGELAIIFVVALLVLGPERLPKVARTIGKIVGQIQQHASHLKQELAREGELAELRKIHEETTRNLQEVGQQLIAPLHQAEQQLSEAAQTYTNEISQATALSTVQTETKIENEEDKKDLSAAELAIKPNAMPAQEVLEENKASDVKEDIQPAAISTTKTTVQTADADGQLDLFATPTANEKQA, encoded by the coding sequence ATGTTTGACATTAGTTTTGGCGAGCTAGCAATTATATTTGTTGTGGCGCTGCTCGTTCTTGGCCCTGAACGCTTACCCAAAGTAGCCCGGACAATCGGTAAAATTGTTGGTCAAATTCAGCAACATGCATCTCACCTCAAGCAAGAGTTAGCCAGAGAGGGTGAATTAGCAGAGTTGCGAAAAATCCATGAAGAAACGACGCGCAATCTACAAGAGGTAGGGCAACAACTTATTGCCCCATTACACCAAGCTGAGCAGCAACTTTCAGAAGCGGCTCAGACTTATACAAATGAAATCTCACAAGCAACAGCATTATCTACAGTACAAACAGAAACAAAAATCGAAAACGAAGAAGACAAAAAAGACCTGTCTGCTGCTGAATTAGCGATTAAACCAAATGCTATGCCAGCGCAAGAAGTATTAGAAGAGAACAAAGCGTCAGATGTAAAAGAAGATATTCAACCTGCCGCTATTTCGACTACAAAAACAACCGTTCAAACCGCAGATGCAGATGGTCAACTAGACTTATTTGCCACGCCTACAGCCAACGAAAAACAAGCATGA
- a CDS encoding class I SAM-dependent methyltransferase, giving the protein MKPSIQIPVSNEVVAAIDISPLRNRLLKNSKHWAKWAKRQDISCYRIYDKDIPEFPVAIDLYEDRVCIQEFDTGWKQTEEEHLAWGAAVKLAVIEVLGLPESNVWFKLRQRQKGESQYEKTGEVGEDFVVNESGYKFWVNLGAYLDTGLFLDHRPTRMKVGQLAKGKRVLNLFAYTGSFSVYAAMGGAISSETVDLSNTYQAWTARNFELNNISPIQHKMTRADVFSWLRDAVDERKQFDIIVLDPPSFSNSKKMLGILDVQRDHPWMIRQCLSLLARDGVLFFSNNLRSFEMDAGVVAMADVKDVTSSSIPEDFRNKKIHQCFEIRHR; this is encoded by the coding sequence ATGAAACCTTCCATTCAAATTCCTGTGAGCAACGAAGTCGTTGCTGCAATCGATATTTCTCCATTACGTAATCGCTTATTAAAGAATAGTAAGCACTGGGCAAAATGGGCGAAACGGCAAGATATTAGTTGTTATCGCATTTACGATAAGGATATCCCAGAGTTTCCTGTTGCAATCGATCTCTATGAAGATCGTGTGTGTATTCAAGAGTTTGATACCGGTTGGAAACAAACCGAAGAAGAGCATTTGGCATGGGGGGCTGCTGTTAAGCTGGCCGTAATAGAGGTGCTTGGGCTTCCTGAGTCAAATGTTTGGTTTAAGTTACGTCAGCGCCAAAAAGGCGAATCTCAATATGAGAAGACCGGGGAAGTTGGTGAGGATTTCGTTGTTAATGAAAGTGGATATAAGTTCTGGGTGAACTTAGGCGCTTATTTAGATACGGGATTGTTTTTAGATCATCGACCAACTCGGATGAAGGTAGGGCAGTTGGCTAAAGGGAAGCGCGTCCTGAATCTTTTTGCTTATACAGGGAGTTTTTCAGTTTACGCAGCCATGGGGGGCGCTATTTCTTCTGAGACGGTTGACTTGTCGAATACTTACCAAGCGTGGACGGCGAGAAATTTTGAGTTAAATAACATCTCTCCTATCCAACATAAAATGACACGAGCAGATGTGTTTAGTTGGTTACGTGATGCGGTCGATGAGCGTAAGCAATTTGATATTATCGTCTTAGATCCGCCAAGCTTTTCAAACTCTAAAAAAATGCTAGGCATCTTAGACGTACAACGAGACCATCCTTGGATGATTCGCCAATGCCTATCCCTGTTAGCTAGAGATGGCGTTTTATTCTTTTCTAATAACCTTCGATCTTTTGAAATGGACGCGGGAGTGGTTGCGATGGCGGATGTGAAAGACGTTACCTCCTCGAGTATTCCTGAAGATTTTCGTAACAAAAAAATACATCAGTGCTTTGAAATTCGTCATCGATAA
- the hisF gene encoding imidazole glycerol phosphate synthase subunit HisF, which translates to MALAKRIIPCLDVTNGRVVKGVNFIGLRDAGDPVEIARRYQEQGADELTFLDITATSDDRDLILHIIEDVASQVFIPLTVGGGVREVADVRRLLNAGADKVSINSSAVKNPQLVADAAGKFGSQAIVVAIDAKNTGSEEFPKWEVFTHGGRNNTGLDAVEWALKMEALGAGEILLTSMDRDGTKSGFNLPLTRAVSDIVNIPVIASGGVGNLQHLVDGVMEGHADAVLAASIFHFGEYTVQQAKEAMHAAGIEVRL; encoded by the coding sequence ATGGCTTTAGCTAAACGTATTATTCCATGTCTTGACGTTACCAATGGTCGCGTTGTAAAAGGCGTTAATTTTATCGGGTTGCGTGATGCAGGAGACCCAGTTGAAATCGCCAGAAGATATCAAGAGCAAGGTGCCGATGAACTCACCTTTCTTGATATTACCGCTACCTCAGATGATCGAGACTTGATTCTTCACATTATTGAAGACGTTGCTAGCCAAGTGTTTATCCCGTTAACCGTTGGTGGTGGTGTAAGAGAGGTCGCAGATGTTCGCCGCCTCTTAAATGCGGGCGCTGACAAAGTCAGCATCAACTCTTCTGCTGTAAAGAACCCACAACTTGTAGCAGATGCCGCTGGTAAATTTGGCTCACAAGCGATTGTTGTTGCTATTGATGCAAAAAATACAGGCAGTGAAGAGTTTCCAAAGTGGGAAGTATTCACCCATGGCGGCCGTAACAACACAGGTTTAGACGCCGTTGAATGGGCACTAAAGATGGAAGCGCTTGGGGCTGGGGAAATCCTATTAACCAGCATGGATAGAGATGGCACCAAGAGTGGCTTTAACCTACCGTTAACCAGAGCGGTATCTGACATTGTAAACATCCCAGTCATTGCTTCTGGTGGTGTTGGTAACCTTCAACACTTAGTTGACGGGGTGATGGAAGGCCATGCTGATGCGGTACTAGCGGCAAGCATTTTCCACTTTGGCGAATATACGGTACAACAAGCCAAAGAAGCGATGCATGCGGCAGGCATTGAAGTACGCCTCTAA